The following proteins are co-located in the Moraxella nasovis genome:
- a CDS encoding contact-dependent growth inhibition system immunity protein, whose product MIVQTQSGNGMMGLDYMYQPYILPLDIDDNMLGEILLKSLYNSRTFIVGSKEIVIFF is encoded by the coding sequence ATTATTGTTCAAACTCAATCTGGTAATGGTATGATGGGGTTAGATTATATGTATCAGCCTTATATTTTACCCTTAGATATTGATGATAATATGCTTGGTGAAATATTGTTGAAATCTTTATATAATAGCAGAACATTTATTGTGGGCAGTAAAGAAATTGTAATTTTTTTTTGA
- a CDS encoding TIGR01244 family sulfur transferase, with the protein MTDVAPEFRITISGQITPEDVEKLAKMGVKTLINNRPDGEAADQPTSSQIEAAAHAHGIAYKQIAFSGGMLDMNHVEDFADFFNSTERPLHIFCRTGNRSSTILAAARERDLLDED; encoded by the coding sequence ATGACCGACGTCGCTCCAGAATTTCGCATCACCATCTCAGGGCAGATTACCCCAGAAGATGTTGAAAAATTGGCTAAAATGGGCGTAAAAACCCTGATCAATAACCGCCCTGATGGTGAAGCTGCTGACCAACCAACGTCAAGCCAGATTGAAGCTGCCGCCCATGCTCATGGCATCGCCTATAAGCAAATTGCCTTTTCTGGTGGCATGCTAGACATGAACCACGTTGAAGATTTTGCTGACTTTTTTAATTCAACCGAACGCCCGTTGCACATTTTTTGTCGCACAGGTAATCGTAGCAGTACCATCTTAGCGGCTGCCCGTGAGCGTGATTTGCTTGATGAAGACTGA
- the map gene encoding type I methionyl aminopeptidase, with amino-acid sequence MNKNIPILTADEIQKMQTAGRLAADVLKMLDNHVKAGVSTGKLDDLAHDYIVNTQHAIPACLGYHGFPKSICTSINHVVCHGIPDHDRILKDGDIINIDVTVIKDGYYGDTSKMWVIGEGSIMAQRICDVAQKALYAGMSVVKDGAYLGDIGAAIQSVVEPERFSIVREFCGHGLGKEFHCEPQVLHYGKKGTGVQLKSGMAITIEPMINQGVWQTKVMQDGWTAITKDRKLSAQWEHTLIVTDNGCIVTTARDDEDLSFIIS; translated from the coding sequence ATGAATAAAAATATCCCCATTCTAACCGCTGATGAAATCCAAAAAATGCAAACTGCAGGACGCTTGGCTGCAGACGTGCTAAAAATGCTGGACAATCATGTCAAGGCAGGCGTTAGCACAGGCAAGCTAGATGACCTCGCTCATGATTACATTGTAAACACCCAACATGCCATTCCTGCGTGTCTTGGCTATCACGGATTTCCAAAATCTATCTGCACTAGCATTAACCACGTCGTCTGCCACGGTATTCCTGATCACGATCGCATTTTAAAAGATGGCGACATCATCAATATCGATGTTACCGTCATTAAAGATGGCTACTATGGCGACACATCAAAAATGTGGGTCATCGGCGAAGGGTCAATTATGGCACAGCGTATTTGCGACGTCGCCCAAAAAGCACTTTATGCGGGCATGAGCGTCGTCAAAGACGGTGCTTATCTTGGGGATATCGGAGCTGCCATTCAATCAGTCGTCGAGCCTGAACGCTTTAGTATCGTGCGTGAGTTCTGCGGACATGGACTGGGCAAAGAGTTTCACTGCGAACCACAAGTGCTACACTACGGCAAAAAAGGCACAGGCGTACAGCTTAAGTCAGGCATGGCAATCACCATTGAGCCAATGATTAACCAAGGCGTATGGCAAACCAAAGTGATGCAAGACGGCTGGACTGCCATCACCAAAGACCGTAAACTGTCTGCTCAGTGGGAGCATACATTAATTGTGACAGATAACGGCTGTATCGTTACCACAGCCAGAGATGATGAAGATCTTAGCTTTATCATTAGCTAA
- a CDS encoding hemagglutinin repeat-containing protein, translating into MAKGHGRTTTITNTNSHITVAGTTYQNVGGDYILDGAIEKGKHMTGHISGGIHATSRQDTKTYEGRQSSAGFNVDIDLAKQGAGSSIAVNGGRTKANADYKAVTEQTGFAYQKSDVIVHGKSTFKGAYFTTATQKDNQTQFNGGLQVSDIQNHSNYKADDINVGISTKAGQKPKISGIGYGKDGDNQTSTTYGAVTGMAGKFEITTNNVSTLNETLVNNFDKDRVNQEIDAQIAITQEYGKEMPKAIGDYASNK; encoded by the coding sequence ATGGCAAAAGGACATGGAAGAACCACCACCATCACTAATACTAACAGCCACATCACAGTAGCAGGAACGACTTATCAAAATGTGGGTGGTGATTATATCCTAGATGGTGCCATAGAAAAAGGCAAGCACATGACAGGGCATATCAGCGGAGGTATTCATGCCACCAGCCGTCAAGATACCAAAACCTATGAGGGCAGACAAAGCAGTGCTGGTTTTAATGTGGATATCGATTTAGCCAAACAAGGTGCAGGCTCAAGTATTGCAGTCAATGGTGGTCGCACCAAAGCAAATGCCGATTATAAAGCAGTAACCGAACAAACAGGATTTGCCTACCAAAAGTCTGATGTTATTGTCCATGGTAAAAGCACATTCAAAGGAGCTTACTTTACCACAGCTACCCAAAAAGATAATCAAACCCAGTTTAATGGTGGTTTACAAGTCAGCGATATTCAAAACCACAGCAATTATAAAGCCGATGACATTAATGTCGGTATTTCTACCAAAGCAGGTCAAAAACCTAAAATCAGTGGCATAGGTTATGGCAAAGACGGCGACAACCAAACTTCCACCACCTATGGTGCAGTAACAGGTATGGCAGGTAAGTTTGAGATAACCACCAATAATGTAAGTACACTCAATGAAACACTGGTCAATAACTTTGATAAGGATAGGGTCAATCAAGAGATTGATGCTCAGATAGCCATCACCCAAGAATATGGTAAAGAAATGCCAAAAGCGATTGGGGATTATGCAAGTAATAAATAG
- a CDS encoding VENN motif pre-toxin domain-containing protein: MMNNLRLFYGITSALYAPNGNGITGDISRVLSPELSYQIGQHFKQNNTEGTAPHILSHALLGAATSYATGNDPTTGALSAMGAEATAKPLSQYLFGTSDTSKLTTEQKQTVSSIASLAGLGVGATTGDVAEAVNASEVGKVAVENNGGANYMQKGRALNARACRNGDVNACEVRTLGDIFGEYADKYHDLTIYSVSAGVFSYTIVVNNRNGNVWIGGMPKSDEYQAGYGITINPKDYVNRIQDDIKAKGFKKPVSLGISVQVGTVIGAGSSEAKVDQAIGGRSLGLQGCHYACLSVSRGEGKEGYWTVATGVGTTQVGVGGTVMRQLTDTEKKILKDLGVLK; this comes from the coding sequence ATGATGAACAACCTACGCCTATTTTATGGCATCACATCCGCCCTATATGCACCTAACGGCAACGGCATCACAGGCGACATATCCAGAGTATTAAGCCCAGAACTTTCCTATCAAATCGGACAACACTTTAAACAAAACAACACCGAAGGTACTGCCCCACACATTTTATCCCATGCCCTACTAGGAGCTGCCACAAGCTATGCGACAGGCAACGACCCAACGACTGGAGCGTTGTCTGCGATGGGTGCTGAGGCTACTGCCAAACCTTTATCTCAATATCTATTTGGCACTTCTGACACAAGTAAGCTAACCACAGAACAAAAACAGACGGTAAGTAGTATTGCAAGCCTTGCAGGACTTGGAGTTGGTGCGACGACTGGCGATGTGGCAGAAGCGGTGAATGCAAGTGAAGTTGGGAAAGTGGCGGTGGAGAATAATGGAGGTGCAAACTATATGCAAAAAGGTAGAGCCTTAAATGCTCGTGCGTGCAGGAATGGGGATGTTAATGCTTGCGAGGTAAGAACCCTTGGTGACATCTTTGGGGAATACGCTGATAAATATCATGATTTAACAATATATTCGGTAAGTGCTGGTGTGTTTTCATATACCATTGTTGTAAACAATAGAAATGGCAATGTTTGGATTGGTGGAATGCCTAAATCAGATGAATACCAAGCTGGATATGGAATTACCATAAATCCAAAAGATTATGTAAATAGAATCCAAGACGATATTAAAGCTAAAGGCTTCAAAAAACCTGTTTCTTTGGGGATTTCTGTTCAGGTTGGAACAGTTATTGGTGCGGGTAGTAGCGAGGCAAAAGTGGATCAGGCGATTGGAGGTAGATCTCTTGGTTTGCAAGGTTGTCATTATGCTTGTTTGAGTGTATCTAGAGGTGAAGGGAAGGAAGGGTATTGGACTGTGGCAACAGGTGTAGGTACTACCCAAGTTGGTGTTGGTGGCACTGTGATGCGACAGCTGACAGATACCGAGAAGAAGATCTTAAAAGACTTAGGTGTTTTAAAATGA
- a CDS encoding contact-dependent growth inhibition system immunity protein — protein MMLCDVYLFDGMINIYPNRHVGFDAWEGLDDDKTVTLPLDGISHEVGKSLRLVLNSCL, from the coding sequence ATGATGCTTTGTGATGTATACTTGTTTGATGGTATGATAAATATTTATCCTAATCGCCATGTTGGATTTGATGCTTGGGAAGGCTTGGATGATGATAAGACAGTTACCTTACCTTTGGATGGCATATCCCATGAAGTTGGAAAAAGCTTGCGTTTGGTGTTGAATTCTTGCTTATAG
- a CDS encoding NRAMP family divalent metal transporter, which translates to MTDSSQVGTGKELNWRAFGPGILMASAAIGGSHLISSTQAGALYGWQLAIMIILANLFKYPFYRFGTQYAYSTGNSLVVGYAKKSRAYLWVFFVLCIISGVISTGAVALLCAVILGHMLPFELGTLTLSAIVMVSSWVLLVAGHYKLLDNVTKWIIVALTVATLAAVAVAVGKPSVMQPDFIETSPWNLAALGFIIALMGWMPAPLEFSAITSVWTAKKIHTDHTSRYQGMVDFNVGYMTSAILALFFLALGVLVQYGSGKEIAMQGGAYVGQLIQMYTQTIGEWSRLLVTFIAFLCMYGTVITCIDGYGRTNAESLSLIKTGDTSMTENYVKIWTTLTAIAGYVLIAFFLGQMAALLKFAMISAFVTAPIFAYLNYSLIKSENQLSAFMKWFAIVGIAFLSGFTLLFLLQFFGLIT; encoded by the coding sequence ATGACAGACTCATCACAAGTCGGCACGGGCAAGGAGCTAAATTGGCGTGCTTTTGGGCCTGGTATTTTGATGGCATCGGCAGCAATCGGTGGTTCACACTTAATTTCATCAACCCAAGCTGGGGCGTTATATGGTTGGCAACTTGCCATCATGATTATTCTTGCCAACCTGTTCAAATATCCTTTTTATCGTTTCGGCACACAATACGCTTATAGCACAGGCAATAGTCTCGTGGTCGGCTATGCCAAAAAATCTCGTGCCTACCTATGGGTGTTTTTTGTTCTTTGTATCATCTCTGGTGTCATCAGCACAGGGGCAGTCGCCCTACTGTGTGCTGTCATCTTGGGGCATATGCTACCATTTGAACTTGGTACTTTGACATTGTCTGCCATTGTGATGGTTTCGTCATGGGTGCTATTGGTGGCAGGACATTACAAACTGCTTGATAATGTTACCAAATGGATCATCGTAGCTTTGACGGTTGCGACATTGGCAGCAGTTGCAGTGGCGGTAGGCAAGCCTTCTGTCATGCAACCTGACTTTATTGAAACATCGCCTTGGAATCTAGCAGCACTTGGGTTTATCATCGCATTGATGGGTTGGATGCCAGCACCGCTTGAATTTTCAGCGATTACCTCGGTTTGGACCGCCAAGAAAATTCACACCGATCATACCAGTCGTTATCAAGGCATGGTGGATTTTAATGTGGGTTATATGACTTCGGCGATTTTGGCGTTGTTTTTCTTGGCACTTGGGGTGTTGGTTCAATATGGGTCGGGTAAAGAAATTGCCATGCAAGGCGGTGCTTATGTAGGACAGCTCATACAGATGTATACCCAAACCATTGGCGAATGGTCTAGATTGCTTGTTACTTTCATCGCTTTTTTGTGTATGTATGGCACGGTGATTACCTGTATTGATGGCTATGGGCGTACCAACGCAGAGAGTTTGTCGCTCATCAAGACAGGCGATACCAGCATGACCGAAAACTATGTCAAAATATGGACGACCTTAACTGCCATCGCAGGCTATGTTCTAATCGCCTTTTTCTTGGGGCAAATGGCGGCATTGCTAAAATTTGCCATGATCAGTGCTTTTGTAACCGCACCGATTTTCGCCTATTTAAACTATTCACTCATCAAGAGCGAGAATCAATTATCTGCTTTCATGAAATGGTTTGCGATTGTCGGTATTGCATTTTTGAGTGGATTTACATTATTGTTTTTATTGCAATTTTTTGGATTGATTACTTAG
- a CDS encoding FAD-binding oxidoreductase encodes MSHRFIEAIDKLTQRFGDKLSTNMTVRVQHAHTMTWLDNEPSDAVLSVMDKYEVSDAIKICQEYGMPVIAFGMGSSLEGQLNAPRGGLCIDMSQMNAIVQVNNEDLTATVQAGVTREALNQYLRDTGLFFPIDPGANATLGGMVATRASGTNAVRYGTMKDVVLSLEVAMPNGEIIKTASRAKKSSAGYDLTRLIIGSEGTLGIVTEITVKLFGVPECIGSGICHFPNVDMACQAVMTTIQFGLPIARIELLDAMQVKACNAYSKLNLSETATLLVEFHGTDTGVVEQATLFGEIIADFGGTDFVWDTDEAKRKQLWAARHNAYHASRALRPHASGLSTDACVPISRLAECVTDTIKDIEARQMIGPVVGHVGDGNFHVMLLVDTDNDTEVAHAKEILERLARRAIDMDGTCTGEHGVGQGKRQYMNDEHGGALAFMKSIKHAIDPNNIMNPDKIWL; translated from the coding sequence ATGTCTCATCGGTTTATAGAAGCGATTGATAAATTAACACAGCGGTTTGGTGACAAGCTCTCTACGAATATGACGGTGCGAGTACAGCACGCCCATACGATGACATGGCTTGATAATGAGCCAAGTGATGCTGTGCTTAGTGTCATGGATAAATATGAGGTCAGCGATGCCATCAAGATTTGCCAAGAATACGGCATGCCTGTCATTGCCTTTGGCATGGGGTCATCGCTAGAAGGGCAATTAAATGCCCCACGAGGTGGACTGTGTATTGACATGAGCCAGATGAATGCGATTGTGCAGGTAAATAATGAGGATTTGACCGCCACAGTGCAAGCAGGCGTTACTCGTGAAGCATTAAATCAGTATCTTAGGGACACAGGGCTGTTTTTTCCAATAGACCCAGGTGCGAATGCCACGCTTGGCGGTATGGTGGCGACAAGGGCGAGTGGTACGAATGCGGTACGTTATGGCACGATGAAAGATGTGGTGCTGTCTTTGGAGGTTGCCATGCCAAATGGCGAGATCATCAAGACCGCCAGTCGTGCCAAAAAATCATCGGCAGGCTATGATTTGACACGGCTTATCATCGGCTCTGAGGGGACGCTTGGGATAGTTACCGAGATTACTGTCAAGCTTTTTGGCGTGCCTGAATGTATTGGTAGTGGTATTTGTCATTTCCCCAATGTGGATATGGCTTGCCAAGCGGTCATGACGACCATTCAATTTGGATTGCCAATTGCTCGCATTGAGCTACTAGATGCGATGCAGGTAAAGGCGTGTAATGCTTATTCTAAGCTTAATTTGAGCGAAACAGCGACATTGTTGGTAGAGTTTCATGGCACGGATACAGGCGTTGTTGAACAGGCGACTTTGTTTGGTGAGATTATTGCAGATTTTGGTGGTACAGATTTTGTATGGGATACCGATGAAGCCAAGCGTAAACAGCTGTGGGCAGCACGGCATAATGCCTATCACGCCAGCCGTGCCTTACGCCCACATGCCAGTGGTTTATCTACCGATGCCTGCGTGCCAATCTCACGACTTGCCGAGTGTGTTACCGACACCATAAAAGACATAGAAGCTCGTCAGATGATAGGTCCTGTGGTGGGTCATGTGGGCGATGGTAATTTTCATGTCATGTTACTTGTGGATACAGATAATGATACTGAGGTTGCCCACGCCAAAGAAATCTTGGAGAGACTTGCTCGGCGTGCCATTGACATGGACGGTACTTGTACGGGCGAACATGGCGTAGGGCAGGGTAAGCGTCAATATATGAACGATGAGCATGGCGGAGCGTTAGCATTCATGAAAAGCATTAAGCACGCCATTGACCCTAATAACATCATGAACCCTGATAAGATTTGGTTGTAA
- a CDS encoding helix-turn-helix domain-containing protein: protein MRVADVVRATGMSKTTFHKLYNDESSRIDLETLGKLCEFLEIQVGNIFKYAPNELLDK from the coding sequence ATCAGAGTTGCCGATGTGGTAAGAGCGACGGGTATGAGCAAGACGACTTTTCATAAGCTTTATAATGACGAGTCATCAAGAATTGATTTAGAGACCTTGGGTAAGCTTTGTGAATTTTTAGAGATACAGGTGGGGAATATTTTTAAATATGCACCAAATGAATTACTAGATAAATAA
- a CDS encoding NADPH-dependent 2,4-dienoyl-CoA reductase, protein MQTPYPHLFEPLDLGFTTLKNRIIMGSMHTGLEDRFYHYGKLAAYFEKRASGGVGMIITGGISPNKTGWLAPLSGTLNTFGDTLHHARITRAVHRHDTKILLQILHAGRYGFHPFVMAPSAIKSPISPFKPRQMSAKNIDETINDFIQTATLAKKAGYDGVEIMGSEGYLLNQFLSNRTNKRTDDYGGSLKNRARLALDIVRGIKLALGTNFIISFRLSMADLVADGATMDDVKTLARWLEQAGVTMINTGIGWHESYVPTIVTSVPRACFIPFTEAVKSAVNIPVIAANRINMPDTAETILAQGRADLIQMARPFLADSQWAKKAKQGNAKLINTCIGCNQACLDHVFENKRVSCLVNPMACHETQYQLKPAKRAKKVAVVGAGVAGLSAAITLAKRGHDVVVFEQEAVIGGQFNYAKVIPGKEEFFETIRYFREELIRLKVDVRVNITVDRKLLETGDFDDVVVATGVIPRTVQVAGISLPQVMSYAELLSGQKIAGERVAVLGAGGIGFDVAQFLVYGNVIPIDVHEATFTPKAQTRQEFCRQWGVDLQGDYQTKGALTTPNPPKSNRQVYLLQRSKSRLGKSLNKTTGWVHKAVIRQANVVQMKGVCYDKITEEGIWVITEGQSQLLRVDSIVICAGQESVNKLMPELGSTPKAQYHIIGGAKNAERLDAKRAIKEGFEVGLII, encoded by the coding sequence GTGCAGACGCCTTATCCGCATTTGTTTGAGCCGCTTGATTTAGGATTTACCACCCTAAAAAATCGCATTATCATGGGGTCTATGCACACAGGTCTTGAAGACAGGTTTTATCATTATGGGAAGCTTGCTGCTTATTTTGAGAAGCGAGCAAGTGGCGGTGTGGGAATGATTATTACAGGCGGTATTTCTCCAAATAAGACAGGCTGGCTGGCCCCGCTTAGCGGTACGCTAAATACCTTTGGCGATACGTTGCATCATGCTCGCATCACTCGAGCGGTACATCGACATGACACGAAGATTTTATTGCAAATTCTCCACGCAGGGCGATATGGTTTTCACCCCTTTGTGATGGCACCTAGTGCGATAAAATCACCCATTTCGCCATTTAAGCCACGCCAGATGAGTGCAAAGAACATTGATGAAACCATTAACGACTTTATCCAAACTGCCACGCTTGCCAAAAAAGCAGGCTATGACGGCGTGGAGATCATGGGTTCAGAAGGCTATCTGCTCAATCAATTTTTATCAAATCGCACCAATAAACGCACTGACGATTATGGCGGCAGTCTAAAGAACCGAGCCAGGCTTGCCTTAGATATCGTGCGTGGCATTAAACTGGCGTTAGGGACAAATTTTATCATCAGCTTTCGGCTGTCAATGGCGGATTTGGTAGCGGACGGAGCGACCATGGATGATGTAAAGACGCTAGCAAGATGGCTTGAACAGGCGGGCGTTACGATGATTAACACAGGGATTGGCTGGCATGAATCTTATGTGCCAACGATAGTCACTTCAGTGCCAAGAGCGTGTTTTATTCCATTTACCGAAGCAGTAAAATCAGCAGTTAATATTCCTGTTATCGCTGCCAACCGTATTAATATGCCAGACACGGCGGAGACAATTTTGGCACAGGGTCGAGCAGATCTTATACAAATGGCGCGCCCTTTTTTGGCGGACAGTCAGTGGGCAAAAAAGGCAAAACAAGGCAATGCTAAGCTTATCAACACCTGTATCGGCTGTAACCAAGCGTGTCTTGATCATGTATTTGAGAATAAGCGTGTGTCTTGCTTGGTCAATCCGATGGCGTGCCACGAGACGCAATATCAGCTAAAGCCAGCTAAGCGTGCCAAGAAAGTTGCCGTGGTGGGTGCTGGCGTTGCAGGCTTGTCGGCAGCAATCACCTTGGCTAAGCGTGGGCATGATGTGGTGGTTTTTGAGCAAGAAGCGGTGATTGGCGGACAGTTTAATTATGCCAAAGTCATTCCCGGTAAAGAAGAGTTCTTTGAGACGATTCGTTATTTTCGTGAAGAGCTGATAAGGCTTAAGGTTGATGTTCGGGTTAATATAACGGTGGACAGAAAGCTTTTAGAAACTGGTGATTTTGATGATGTCGTTGTAGCAACTGGAGTTATCCCACGCACGGTTCAGGTGGCAGGTATAAGCCTGCCACAGGTGATGAGCTATGCTGAGCTGCTGTCTGGACAAAAGATAGCAGGCGAGCGAGTGGCAGTGCTTGGAGCAGGCGGTATCGGTTTTGATGTGGCACAATTTTTGGTGTATGGCAACGTTATACCTATTGATGTTCACGAGGCGACATTTACCCCAAAAGCCCAGACTCGGCAGGAGTTTTGTCGGCAGTGGGGCGTGGACTTACAAGGTGATTATCAGACTAAAGGTGCGTTAACCACGCCAAATCCGCCCAAGTCAAATCGCCAAGTTTATCTATTACAACGCAGTAAAAGCCGTCTGGGCAAAAGCCTTAATAAGACCACAGGCTGGGTGCATAAAGCTGTTATACGGCAGGCGAATGTCGTGCAAATGAAGGGCGTATGCTATGATAAAATCACCGAAGAGGGGATATGGGTCATAACAGAGGGTCAAAGTCAGCTTTTGCGTGTGGATAGTATCGTGATTTGTGCAGGTCAAGAGTCGGTAAATAAGCTTATGCCTGAGCTTGGATCTACACCAAAGGCACAGTATCATATCATCGGCGGCGCTAAAAATGCCGAACGGCTAGATGCTAAGCGTGCGATTAAAGAAGGTTTTGAGGTGGGGCTAATTATATAA